The following coding sequences lie in one Homalodisca vitripennis isolate AUS2020 chromosome X, UT_GWSS_2.1, whole genome shotgun sequence genomic window:
- the LOC124368483 gene encoding uncharacterized protein LOC124368483, producing the protein MNRSNAESQKPAILTPVVVDQHEIPKVFKIARRQSISAHNVTARVICTTSNMKESHVIEETKQVAKEEDEVSVYDSIAESVDSESCVIDLQVLIKDEEVAELSPAPKEEDEKSAEPEPERPPTPSCANTLCQACCGCMPF; encoded by the exons ATGAATCGCTCCAACGCTGAATCTCAGAAACCCGCTATTTTGACTCCAGTAGTGGTTGATCAACATGAAATACCGAAGGTGTTCAAAATTGCCAGGCGACAGTCCATCAGCGCACACAACGTTACTGCTCGTGTCATATGCACCACATCTAACATGAAAGAG TCTCACGTGATCGAGGAAACTAAGCAGGTGGCTAAGGAAGAAGACGAAGTTTCAGTATACGATAGCATTGCCGAGTCTGTGGACTCTGAGTCTTGTGTGATCGACTTGCAAGTGTTAATTAAAGATGAAGAAGTCGCAGAGCTCTCTCCAGCCCCTAAGGAAGAGGACGAAAAAAGCGCTGAACCTGAACCAGAGCGCCCTCCTACTCCTTCTTGTGCCAATACTCTCTGCCAGGCGTGTTGCGGTTGCATGCCCTTTTAG